A window of Castor canadensis chromosome 10, mCasCan1.hap1v2, whole genome shotgun sequence contains these coding sequences:
- the Rho gene encoding rhodopsin: MNGTEGPNFYVPFSNATGVVRSPFEQPQYYLAEPWQFSMLAAYMFLLIVLGFPINFLTLYVTVQHKKLRTPLNYILLNLAVADLFMVFGGFTTTLYTSLHGYFVFGPTGCNLEGFFATLGGEIALWSLVVLAIERYVVVCKPMSNFRFGENHAIMGVAFTWVMALACAAPPLVGWSRYIPEGMQCSCGIDYYTLKPEVNNESFVIYMFVVHFTIPLMVIFFCYGQLVFTVKEAAAQQQESATTQKAEKEVTRMVIIMVIAFLICWLPYASVAMYIFTHQGSNFGPIFMTLPAFFAKSASIYNPVIYIMMNKQFRTCMVTTLCCGKNLLGDDEASATASKTETSQVAPA, from the exons ATGAACGGAACAGAGGGCCCCAACTTCTACGTGCCCTTTTCCAATGCCACGGGTGTGGTGCGCAGCCCCTTCGAGCAGCCGCAGTACTACCTGGCCGAGCCGTGGCAGTTCTCCATGCTGGCCGCCTACATGTTCCTGCTGATCGTGCTGGGTTTCCCCATCAACTTCCTCACGCTCTACGTCACCGTGCAGCACAAGAAGCTGCGCACGCCGCTCAACTACATCCTGCTCAACCTGGCCGTGGCTGACCTCTTCATGGTCTTCGGGGGGTTCACCACCACGCTCTACACCTCCCTGCATGGCTACTTTGTCTTCGGGCCCACAGGATGCAACCTGGAGGGCTTCTTTGCCACCCTGGGCG GTGAAATCGCCCTGTGGTCCCTGGTGGTCCTGGCCATCGAGCGGTACGTAGTGGTGTGCAAACCCATGAGTAACTTCCGCTTCGGTGAGAACCATGCCATCATGGGTGTGGCCTTCACCTGGGTCATGGCGCTGGCCTGTGCCGCACCCCCACTCGTCGGCTGGTCCAG ATACATCCCCGAGGGCATGCAGTGCTCGTGTGGGATTGACTACTACACGCTCAAGCCAGAGGTCAACAATGAGTCCTTTGTCATCTACATGTTCGTGGTCCACTTCACCATCCCCCTGATGGTCATCTTCTTCTGCTATGGGCAGCTGGTCTTCACAGTCAAGGAG GCAGCTGCCCAGCAGCAGGAGTCGGCCaccacccagaaggcagagaaagaagtgaCCCGTATGGTCATCATCATGGTGATTGCTTTCCTGATCTGCTGGCTGCCCTATGCTAGTGTGGCCATGTATATCTTCACCCACCAGGGCTCCAACTTCGGCCCCATCTTCATGACCCTCCCGGCATTCTTTGCCAAGAGCGCCTCCATCTACAACCCCGTCATCTACATCATGATGAACAAGCAG TTCCGGACCTGCATGGTCACCACCCTGTGCTGCGGCAAGAACCTACTGGGTGACGATGAGGCCTCCGCCACCGCCTCCAAGACTGAGACCAGCCAGGTGGCCCCGGCCTAA